In the genome of Chrysemys picta bellii isolate R12L10 chromosome 17, ASM1138683v2, whole genome shotgun sequence, one region contains:
- the LOC135976431 gene encoding immunoglobulin superfamily member 1-like, translated as MSRFSKVSFLVGGPQFGGSQAERPQAETPTPSSVLFESPFRYLKAAIKSPLTLLFCSWRTGLGGCPGLVLTACLLCADNSLPRPSISLSPTGVTPLGANVTVRCQGQRQDVRFFLHKAGDLNPQRHMDPAGNGAEFLIPTVGRQHGGNYSCSYRLRSQPFVSSQPSDPVQLVASAVPSRVMALGGNVTIRCESLSPGMEFFLRKAGHPNLQVRTVPDGTVAEFPISTVSWEDGGNYTCDYRSITDQSRLSYLSDPVEIIVAGEGPGSVARLPGPHPARPSGGLCIDGTLRDRLCH; from the exons ATGTCgcggttttcaaaagtgtccttcCTTGTGGGGGGGCCTCAATTTGGGGGATCTCAGGCCGAGCGCCCACAAGCCGAGACGCCCACA ccgagctccgtcCTCTttgaatcccctttcaggtatttgaaggctgctatcaaatcccccctcactcttctcttctgtagctGGAGGacggggctgggtgggtgcccaGGTCTGGttctcacagcctgtctcctgtgcgCAGATAACAGcttacccagaccctccatctctctAAGCCCCACTGGGGTCACCCCCCTAGGGGCAAACGTCACCGTCCGGtgtcaggggcagcgccaggaTGTGAGGTTTttcctgcacaaggctggagaCCTCAACCCACAGCGacacatggaccctgctgggAATGGGGCCGAGTTCCTCATCCCCACCGTGGGCCGGCAGCATGGCGGgaactacagctgcagctaccggcTCCGATCACAACCCTTCGTCTCCTCGCAGCCCAGCGACCCCgtgcagctggtg gcctctgcagt CCCCAGCAGGGTGATGGCGCTCGGGGGAAACGTCACCATCCGCTGTGAGAGTTTGTCCCCGGGCATGGAGTTCTTTCTGCGTAAAGCTGGACACCCGAATCTGCAGGTGCGGACGGTGCCTGATGGGACCGTGGCTGAATTTCCCATCTCCACTGTCAGCTGGGAAGATGGAGGAAATTACACCTGCGACTATCGCTCCATAACGGATCAGAGTCGCTTGTCATATCTCAGCGACCCCGTCGAGATcattgtagcaggtgaggggcctggCTCAGTGGCCCGGCTCCCAGgcccacacccagccagaccctcagggggtctctgcattgATGGGACACTCAGAGATAGGCTCTGCCATTAG